ATCatcaatatataaataaaagacaATATACAATCGTGCATCAGCTCCTGAAAAAAAATTACATTATAAATTGTAATCTCCTTATGAGCCTCCACCACGGACCTATAATCTGTAATTAAAAAAGTGATTATTTCTCCTCTGCTGCCCATTGTTTACCCAGTCACTATGCAGCATCTGTAAAACAAAATGTTTATGCATTAATATCTTCACTCCTGTAAAATCAAAGAAACTTTTTGACCAACAAAATTGTCCTTTCCCTTTTTACTTAAATAAGATTTCTTGTAATAGTTTGCTatgttatattcttatatataCTTGAATCTTAGTGATTAAAATCTGTTAATAGAAACACATTAACTGCCCATTCGGTCAAAGGAAGAAAGTtgtgaaaatatttaataataatacgaACATATAGATCTCATaaataaaagaagaaacaagTTATGACCAATTTATATTTTAAAGACTGAAAAACGAGAACTGCCTTTTAAAGTTTCTTTGATTTCATTATCCTGCTAGTGTCAGACGCTACAGCTGGGCTCCCACTGGTTAAGTCTGGTCTTCGCTTCCTGTTGACAAAAGAAATGAGTTATGATCAAGAAGAAGGACTAGGAAGAATCAGGAAACAAGGGAATACATTTTGATACTATTTTAACGTCCAGAAATTATTGTGGAAAAAAAATCGTCTGTCTTTTGTAAATACACCAGGGTCCATGTCATAGTACAAACCAGTCATTGTAtagtttgaatttttttttaacacgaAACATTCCGCATTAAACAAGAAAGATTCTTTGACGTGGCATCTGATGTTTCTTCGGCCGCTTTTAATCATTCACATACTTGTGTCCCCACATCATTTTCTCTTCATTATTTTATTCACGTCGCATCGCCTGTTCAAGGTATCTGGCCAACAAGCACTTCAATATATTGCTGATGCTACTCTTCTCACTTCTTTCCACATACATGTTCACTTTTCTCCAAGTCCAACTTTCCTCTGAATTGTATCTTCCAAGTTGTTTTAACAATGTATAAAAAAAGGTTCTTATAACATCATGAGTATATTAATTCACACGAACGTTCTTTACTTTGAATGTCCAAATGTTCATGGAGACCAACGGTGGCCACTATGTTCAGTAAACATATCCGACGACTCTTGCGATTTTATATTCGAAACTTACATGTGTACTTGAAGTTTTCACGAGATAACACTTTGTTTACACTAAGATttatagaagaaaaaaagagcaTTGCTATATTTCTTTTGTCACTTCTCCTTTAAAAAGCACTTTCTCTGTAAATAATCACTTTTACATTCCACATTTGTATATGTACATTTTGCAGGCCTGGTATAAGTCTTTTAATATTATTGCAGCTTTTCACCATTTCGtatttcttttaaattcaaGCAATTAAAGGGTTAGTAAAAATTCTTTCTCCATGTTCCACGACCTCTTGGTCTATAACCACCTCGACCACCAGATCTATTTCCTCTAAATCTACCACGACCTGTAATAGAAGGTACATTTTTTAAAGGTATTCATAAGAATCTGATATTTATGTCATTTTttttatacatattaaaaatgtTATAAATTACCGTAATTTGGTGATATGTTTGAACTATATTTTCCACTAGGAGGAGTATATAATTCTCTTTTGCTTTTATCTTCTTTACTTCGTTTATTCGAATTACTGTCATTTCCAAATGTAATTGGTGTATGTCTCTTCTGAGCTGACAAATGTTTTTCATTCTAAAATTGAATGCAACAGATATCATTAAAGTACTCTGTATGTCAATTTGCAGAAAAATTATGATCcactaaatatatatatatgtgtgtaccTTCTTATCGTTGGTTGTTGTTTTCCATGAAAGATGTATAATACTTTTAAAACTAGGTGGTGAATGAAACAAATCCTTGATTAAAGTATTTATATTATTCGTTGTTTTCAATGCTACAACTTTTAACTGATTCTCTTCTGATTTTAATTCCTCTTCCGATTTCCCGCTGATTGCCTCtcgtaatttttttatgtatccTTGTATACCACGTGCAAAATACTGTAATCTTAATCTAAACTCTTTTAGCTGTTCCGCatctttcattaaaaattcagGCGTTTGTTTGCACAATTTATGAAACGCGTACATAAGACACTCGACGTGACTAAATTGGAGTTTTGGTACCTCGGTTATTTCTGTAGCCGGAGGTAGTGGCATGTATGTCTAAAGATATAGAAATATGACTAATTATCCTGCACTGCACAAAGCACAGACGTTTAGCGTTGAAGAGTATTACTCACGATCAGAGTATTATAAAGTTGTTGTACTTTTTCTTCTGGTTTATCAATTGTTCCACAAAACACCGCTAATTCTGCGAGGAGCTTTAATAATTCCAATTGTACGTCTCTACCATCAGGTGAAGTAATTAATGAGAGATGTGGTAAAACTTGTACACAGATGTAAGAAACAAATCGTGATGAATCTATTTGAGACTGTAAAATtggaaataaaatattatttctatTAATAGATATGGAGTGTAACAAAACGAAAATATAAGTAAAGATGTTATTCGGTATATACTTACACTAAAGAATGGAAGTGCGTGTTTAATACACTGTACAAGTCTATTCCATTGTTCAACATTAGTATGTTTGAATAATTCAGATAATTCAGCTTGTTCAACTGTAATATCTACTAACTCTTGTTGCCCACTAACTGTTGATCCTAATCTAGTCCATGCAAGAACTTCCATAATACTATGAAACTCATCAGCAGTAACATCCTACCAAGATGAAAGTTTACAGATATTATACAACCTATTAATAGAAACTATTTCTATCGTATATGAAATGCATACCTGCAATACTTTTTTGCATTCTGAAATTAACAAATCTTCCGGTTCTTTGGTAATTACATCATGACCAATTGCTTTCAATTTTGTCGCTAGAAACTTGATACAACGTTCACGTGTTCCATCATCACCGTTAATGATTTGGCTGAAAAATCCACTTATTGTACCTGTAAATAAATATTGAACTAAAATCTGTTTACctttttaaaattaattttttaacacTAAGAATTAAATTAGTCAACGATAGGCTCCAATACCTCGTGGATCAGTTTTCATGAGAGACATAACACTATTATGAACTACAGCTAACTCAGATGGATCTTGAGCTTGAAGTAACTGTGCTAAAATGTCCGCAATTCTAGCGGTATGTTCCTTGTTATCTTTACATAATGCGGGTAAGTCTTTAATTGCTTGTTTTCTTATCTAAAATTAAGGTATTAGATTAGAATGAACAAATGATACATATATACGTTTGCGTATATATAAACAGTAAAAACGTACAGCCATATCTTCATCTTCACAGAGATCTAAGTGAGCATCTATAGCCCGATCAGCCAATTTcggaaaatatttgaaaaaccTTGCGATAAATTGCGACGCTAGCCGTTTTTCTTTAGGCGATCCTTTAACTGCTGTCAGAATCTCTAGGTATTCCTTCTCATGCTGCAATACGCAAACAAACAATTTTAGGTTCGATGATATTTACCCGCTTTCTCCGTCCAATTACTCATATACATATATCGAATCGTTTCGACACCGAATGCATCGTTTAAGAAACTCGGACGTTGCAAAATTCTGAGAAACATTGAAACGCAACGAACAAAAGGTGTATCTTGCAGTTGTGTACACCGTAAAATGATAAGAGTTGAAGAGTTAATTAAATGTGCTCATACGATATAACCAAGTTCGCAACGTTACCTCAGCCAGTTTATCTTTGGCATCAGCCAAAATGCCAAAATTTTTGTACAATTTTTCAATACTGTCcatactcatgataagattattaTCGAATTTCCACATCTAAGGACCCACAACACATAAATACGACTATGTAACTTAAAAATCGGTAATCCAGCCGGCCATGCACCACGCCAAGAAACGACTAAGATGGCAGCGATGCTCCGTTTATACACATGTGTGTGTATCCGCTAAACTAAATGGGTAGCCGTTTATCGCGGCGCTCAAGTCGAAAAGCTGAacgataaacattatcaaaatTATTGCCGTTACGCATTGTTCGCGGACGCTTCACCTTTTCGAGTGTCTAACAGAATTTCCGAGTATATAATAACGTACGTTGTATAACCGTACAAAAAATGTTATTACACCATATTTTATGCTATAAATATACAGATTGAAACCAAGCTATACAGGCTGGGAACATACACACTTGTTCGGTTCACTGTGAATGTCGTAAACTAGAATTATTAATCTATAACAAGAATAAACGATTGTAGAATAAATTTTAAAACATATAAAAATTTAATATCATCAATAAACGTgttgtatacatatatttttatatataaatgtttatagtaaaatttgtataaaatattttgttaaaatctataACTTTTCAGTGAGTTCAGGCACAGCCTTAAATAAATCCGCAACTAGACCGTAGTCGGCAACTTGGAATATTGGAGCATCTGGATCCTTGTTTATAGCAACAATTGTTTTTGAATCTTTCATACCGGCAAGATGTTGAATTGCTCCAGAGATCCCAACAGCGATGTATAGATCCTAAAAAATGTAAATTGCAACATAGATACTGTCGTTGGTACAATGCCactaattaaatatatattagaCCAGAAATTAAACTAACCGGGGCAACAATTTTCCCAGTCTGTCCCACTTGTAGATCATTAGGAACAAATCCAGCATCTACAGCGGCACGAGACGCGCCAACTGCTGCATTGAGTTTGTCTGCTAAAGTGTATAACAATTTGAAGTTCTCCCCAGACTTCATTCCTCTTCCACCAGACACAACaatttttgcagatgtcaattcTGGCCTGTCAGACTTAGACAGTTCCTGTTTGATGAACTCTATCAACTGTGATTTATAGTCGCCAGCTGGTGCAGGTTCGCACTTGGCACTACCTCCTTCCAAAGGTGCCGGTTCGAACGCAGTACCTCTTACAGAAACTATCTTAACACTGTCCTTGCACTTTAAGGTCTGAACTGCGTTTCCTGCATAAATTGtacgaataaaagtatctgctgCTTTAATGCCTATAATATCACTTACTGGAGACACGTCTAACTTAGCTGCAACCTAGAAAGAAAGAAGTTGTGCTAGAATCATTGTCATTGGCAAGGACAAACCTCTGTTTCTAATTAGACGCTTACTCTGGGTAATAGTGCTTTACCAAAGGCAGTAGCACCGGTTAAAATATGAGTAAATTTATGTTCATTTTGAGTTGCAAGAATAAGAGGAGTCAAAGCTTCTGGGAGGAATCCTTTGAAAGCTTCATTGTCCGCTAGTAGGACTTTAGATACACCATTGGCTTTGCTGACACTTTGAGCAACTGCATCGCATTTAGTGCCTGCGACTAAGACTGTAATATCACCACCAATTTTTTTTGCTGCACTCAATATGTTACACGTGATAGGTGATAGAGACTCATTATTATGTTCTGCGATGACTAGAGTAGATTCATAGCGCGCCAATGAACCgaactaaaataaaataaatgagTTGATTAAATTGTTTATTAAATTTTACATAATTTTTAAAGGCATGTAATCAATTTTCTTTTCCTGAAAAGAATAACAGAATTTTTTCTACTAAAGCAATGATTTTCTAAAACATACGTAACAAGACCTATATCCAAATTTATTTTATCGATAAGAGGAGAGATTTATATGGTTAATGACTAAATAAACGACAGTCGAAACAAATGAATCCTTTTACTTACTTTATTGCCAATTCGAAACGTTCTACAAGCGGCGAACATCTTTCACAATTATAGATTTTAAACAATGCTTTTTAACTGATAATTAAATaagaaaatatattaaattcgtATCTGTAAAGTCCAAAGTTCTGTTACGGAAGAAGAACATcggatattttatattttactaatcttatatgttgcgtaatgtaaaaaaattaatagaaattgctgtagaacgaatattatacatgtatatacCCAACAACACAGCAGATCACATAACACTTTAAAAACCACAAGCGTATCACCAGGATTACAgagataagagagagaaagatatatgaaagctataagaaagagtgagacagatgatacctacTGTACTCGAGAacctctggcgccatctctgtgaaaagtgctcaaactggtcgcacagcgttatcgacagcgaagtaaactacttaaaactactagcgccatctctgcggatagtactgaaactaattaccgaccaGGTTTCAGCGCTCTTCCAacagatggcgctagtgcttcagtagtttacttcgctgtcgataacgctgtgcgagcagtttgagcacttttcacagagatggcgccaggggttctcgaGTACAgtaggtatcatctgtctcactctttcttatagctttcttatatatctttctctctcttacctccaaagtgggaaatataaaatgaattacaataaaactattgaaatctaACAGTATATACGTGTATGCGCAAGTTGAATTAAGTTATTTGTACGTAAAAATGTACAAAAATGATTAGAATTTGATTTGACATCGTATGATTTTATATGTAGGCTTTGTATCTAGTGTTTTCATTTTTTCATTACTGGTAACACGATATAGTAACATTTTTATGTAGGAACCCTGCTTGTAACAGGCGGTGAACTTACTTGTTCACTTCGTCCATAGCGATTTGGACAAAATGGTAAGGTTTAGGTTAAGCTACGAAATCTAACGATTTAATTGACATCTTATTAGTTACATCCATATAAATATTAACAAGTTGTACCCGGAATAAACGTAAATTCTGTGCTCTATTTCAGTCGGCTCACAAAACATTTATCATCAAGCGAAAGCTTGCTAAAAAGTTAAAGCAAAACAGACCAATTCCGCAATGGGTTAGAATGCGTACTGGCAATACTATCAGGTAAAgatcaacaataaattgaatatTTCTCAATTGCTTCTAAACGTATAGATCGTTCTAAGAAGGCATACGAATGATTTCAGAtacaatgcgaaacgacgtcACTGGAGAAGAACGAAGTTGAAGCTGTAAATTAATTGCTACATACATGCTTCACTCTTCTTACTATGTATTAATTATTCATTCTTAAATAAATTCCAATTTTAATATGTGAACtcgtttttaaaaaatattagaaCCAATTTATAACCTGCGTTAAGCAGAATAATTTATTATACATTTATATACATGACATATTACAACGAATGATATACTTTGCGACTATGCATTTGTTCCATCCATTCTTTCAACATTTCTTCACCGCTCTTCGGAGCTGATTGATAATATTGTTTTGGTGGTTTTCCTTCTTCTAAACGAACAAAGTAATGGCAGTATTTATAACGTACCTTTCCACTCCTAGCTCTAGCGTGCCGTCTGAATCCTTTTACCACAGTTCCCTTTGTTGCAAAAGATTCAGCTGAGGAATGTAACAAAGATATTAGGAGCACTATTAAAACACTTATGTATATATTTTGAATACTTACCAACCCACAAGTTGCTCTTAAATTCAATATTGTGTTCTTCTACAGCCATACGTTGTGCCTCTAATATAGTTTCTTTTGCTATGGCTGCACCTTTCTTTTGTAAAAAGCTCAATTGTTTTACAGCTTCGTCTACAGTCATACCTCTCACAAAACAAGCGATATACCACATTTTCAATGGACTGTATTTTACATTTTGTTTTACGTGACAGACATACTGTACATATAGAAATATTAAGAATTGAAAAGAGAGCAATTAATAATGTTATAACTGAAGAAATATGATCtttttattatataaaataaacttACACCTGGTCTCTTCTCTTCGCCTGGTTTTTGCGGGGGAAATATAGTATCATTATACTTGAGAAAGtctgtcttttcttttttttcttcgataTATCCAAAATAAGATCTTTGTATGCAGGGTAAAAAGTTCGAGTTATTCGGATTTAATATTTTGTTTGAAGTAAATCGCTGTACGCATTGCCTTATGCATTGCATTTTCTGCGAAGATGTAAAAAAATCTACACTCAATACTTACTTACTATAACAAAAATCAAGTAGCATAAGAATGTGGAATACATCAAAACATAACCTTACAGTTGCGAAAAATGCGTCAGATGTTAAGAAGTTAAAGTACTATTGTATTTACGTGTACTTAATACAATTTATATAAATACTCAGATATATTTTGCGCCCGAACCAACGTGTAATTAGTACTTTACTGCATAACTTTGATTTGTATAATAAACACAGATACAGGTTTAATGGTTCATCGATTCTACGGAAGATAGATGCTACGTTGACAGTAGTATTTCAACTTTACGCAGAACATAGCGCCGAAGGTATAGTTACTTTTATTTATAATACGAACAACGTTACAGTTTATTGgatttttttaaacaaattacAATGAGACGTACATCCCTAtcgttttcatttttttaaCAAAATCTCTCGATACCATTGTTGACAAAATTCCATTTCTTAATTGTGCATTCCATAGTTGGGCGGTGCGGATATTCCGATTGGTCAATCGAAGAGTTAAATTACTCGAGGTCCTGCGAGCGATGGAAATAATAAAAAGTACTTCATAGGCACCGCGTACGATATACGTGTCATTAGTTATCACGTAGTAGAATGGTCTACTTCGTAACGTGTTCGTGACGCAACTTGAATAGATTGCTATGGCGGAGAATTAATTATTGAATTTATTTACGATTGTGCTCCGTCACCTTGTCAAGATAAACCTTTAATTTAGTTTTTTAAAAAACCACCATGGAAAGCAACAAGGAGGAGGCAGAGTTTTGTATAAAAATCGCCGAACTTTATATACAAAAGAAAGAATTCGAAAGGGCCGAACAATTTTTACGTAAAGCCCAAAGAATGTATCCAACCAAAAAGGCAGAGGGTAAGCTGACAAAAGTTCACTTCCAATCCATATAGAATAATTTCATCATTTCTGGCTGGTCGTTTATTTGGTTTTCAATTTGTTGTCATCGTCAATTTCCAAGAATAATGCCGCAATTACAAAACGATGCTATTCATTTTCCTGGAAATGATATTTTAGTATTTCTCTCAGTGAATTTTTCTTTAAGTAGTATACGTGTATACATACAACACTTTTCTCCTATTTGCACTTGATTTTACCACTTTATTGTGTATATTTTAACTTTGATCGAAACTAAACAGTAGTTCGAATATGCAATTAATCACTGAAATAAAGATAATCGAAACTATGTGCGAAGTGAAGAGCATTTTTGTAACTCACTATATATTGACAGATATATTAGCAAAAGTGGCAGCGATGTCTAAACAAAATCAAAAGTCTGAATCTGAACCTACAGTTAGGAAACGTCAAACTGCGGCTAAAGAAGCAACTCATACCGAAACTTCTAACGATTATACAAAAGAACAGCTCGTATATGTTGAAAGGTATTTGCGTCGAATATAAAATTTAGACAAATGATTAAAGTAAATCTATTGAAATAGAAGAATACTATGCGTACCTTCTGCTTCCATAATTATTGCAATActaataatagtaatataaaatattttctgCTACTATATATAGTATTGCGAGCCCAATTTGTTTGATTACAGGATTAAAAAGTGTAAAGATTATTATGAAATTTTGGGGGTAAGCAAAGAGGCAACCGACAGTGATATTAAGAAGGCGTACAAAAAGCTAGCGCTTCAATTACATCCGGATAAAAATAAAGCACCCGGTGCTGCTGAAGCTTTTAAAGGTGAATAGTGATTACGATATGAGCATAAGAAATTTATTATAACTAGCCTATATAGGCTCCATTTCTTCAGATTTGTAAAAATATAAATTGT
The sequence above is a segment of the Xylocopa sonorina isolate GNS202 chromosome 7, iyXylSono1_principal, whole genome shotgun sequence genome. Coding sequences within it:
- the Mrpl22 gene encoding mitochondrial ribosomal protein L22, which codes for MQCIRQCVQRFTSNKILNPNNSNFLPCIQRSYFGYIEEKKEKTDFLKYNDTIFPPQKPGEEKRPGYVCHVKQNVKYSPLKMWYIACFVRGMTVDEAVKQLSFLQKKGAAIAKETILEAQRMAVEEHNIEFKSNLWVAESFATKGTVVKGFRRHARARSGKVRYKYCHYFVRLEEGKPPKQYYQSAPKSGEEMLKEWMEQMHSRKVYHSL
- the Rpl39 gene encoding ribosomal protein L39, which codes for MSAHKTFIIKRKLAKKLKQNRPIPQWVRMRTGNTIRYNAKRRHWRRTKLKL
- the Wal gene encoding electron transfer flavoprotein subunit alpha wal, which translates into the protein MFAACRTFRIGNKFGSLARYESTLVIAEHNNESLSPITCNILSAAKKIGGDITVLVAGTKCDAVAQSVSKANGVSKVLLADNEAFKGFLPEALTPLILATQNEHKFTHILTGATAFGKALLPRVAAKLDVSPVSDIIGIKAADTFIRTIYAGNAVQTLKCKDSVKIVSVRGTAFEPAPLEGGSAKCEPAPAGDYKSQLIEFIKQELSKSDRPELTSAKIVVSGGRGMKSGENFKLLYTLADKLNAAVGASRAAVDAGFVPNDLQVGQTGKIVAPDLYIAVGISGAIQHLAGMKDSKTIVAINKDPDAPIFQVADYGLVADLFKAVPELTEKL
- the Cass gene encoding apoptosis inhibitor cassowary, with product MWKFDNNLIMSMDSIEKLYKNFGILADAKDKLAEHEKEYLEILTAVKGSPKEKRLASQFIARFFKYFPKLADRAIDAHLDLCEDEDMAIRKQAIKDLPALCKDNKEHTARIADILAQLLQAQDPSELAVVHNSVMSLMKTDPRGTISGFFSQIINGDDGTRERCIKFLATKLKAIGHDVITKEPEDLLISECKKVLQDVTADEFHSIMEVLAWTRLGSTVSGQQELVDITVEQAELSELFKHTNVEQWNRLVQCIKHALPFFSSQIDSSRFVSYICVQVLPHLSLITSPDGRDVQLELLKLLAELAVFCGTIDKPEEKVQQLYNTLITYMPLPPATEITEVPKLQFSHVECLMYAFHKLCKQTPEFLMKDAEQLKEFRLRLQYFARGIQGYIKKLREAISGKSEEELKSEENQLKVVALKTTNNINTLIKDLFHSPPSFKSIIHLSWKTTTNDKKNEKHLSAQKRHTPITFGNDSNSNKRSKEDKSKRELYTPPSGKYSSNISPNYGRGRFRGNRSGGRGGYRPRGRGTWRKNFY